Proteins found in one Arcobacter sp. F155 genomic segment:
- a CDS encoding amino acid ABC transporter substrate-binding protein yields MKLLKTVTLSLAALAMTASVSMADTLDDTKKKGYLSCGLNTGLPGFAAPDTDGVWKGMDVDFCKAVAAAVLGDASKVKYAHLNAKERFTALQSGEIDVLSRNTTWTATRDTSLGLNFVAVNYYDGQGFMVKKDLGVKSAKELDGAAFCIQAGTTTELNLTDYFKANNMAYTPITYDTTAQTIEGFKAGRCDVITSDASQLYALRTKLKDPNSAIVLPEIISKEPLGPVVRQGDDKWFNIAKWTHIAMLNAEELGITSKNVDEMLKSNNPNVKRLLGTSSNIGEQMGLDAKWAYNIIKQVGNYGEVFDRNVGKDSPLKIDRGLNKLWKDGGLQYGAPIR; encoded by the coding sequence ATGAAATTACTTAAAACTGTTACATTAAGTCTTGCTGCTTTAGCAATGACTGCATCGGTATCTATGGCAGATACACTTGACGATACGAAGAAGAAAGGTTACTTAAGTTGTGGACTAAATACTGGTCTTCCTGGATTTGCTGCTCCTGATACAGATGGTGTTTGGAAAGGTATGGATGTTGATTTTTGTAAAGCTGTAGCGGCAGCAGTTTTAGGTGATGCATCTAAAGTTAAATATGCTCACTTAAATGCAAAAGAGAGATTTACTGCTTTACAAAGTGGTGAAATTGATGTTCTTTCAAGAAACACAACTTGGACTGCAACTAGAGATACTTCTTTAGGATTAAACTTTGTTGCTGTTAACTATTATGATGGACAAGGTTTCATGGTAAAAAAAGACCTTGGTGTAAAATCTGCTAAAGAGCTTGATGGAGCTGCATTTTGTATTCAAGCAGGAACTACTACTGAACTTAACTTAACTGATTACTTCAAAGCAAACAACATGGCGTATACTCCAATTACATATGATACTACAGCTCAAACAATTGAAGGTTTTAAAGCTGGAAGATGTGATGTTATTACTTCTGATGCTTCTCAATTATATGCTTTAAGAACAAAACTAAAAGATCCAAACTCTGCAATTGTTTTACCTGAAATTATTTCAAAAGAGCCTTTAGGTCCTGTTGTTAGACAAGGTGATGACAAATGGTTTAATATCGCAAAATGGACTCATATTGCAATGTTAAATGCAGAAGAATTAGGTATTACTTCTAAAAATGTTGATGAAATGTTAAAATCTAACAATCCAAATGTAAAAAGATTATTAGGAACTTCATCAAATATTGGTGAGCAAATGGGTCTTGATGCAAAATGGGCTTATAATATTATCAAGCAAGTTGGTAACTATGGAGAAGTATTTGATAGAAATGTTGGAAAAGACTCTCCATTAAAAATTGACAGAGGTTTAAATAAACTTTGGAAAGATGGTGGTTTACAATATGGAGCACCAATTAGATAA